GGTGAGTTCAGAACTTGAACTCACGGACCCCGGCCCAGAACGGCAGCAGGTGCAGCTGCCCATCCGGCTGTTCGCTCCCCTTGGCAGGGCGCGGAAGCGCGGGCGCCTCATCAGAGTGCTTGCGGCCAGACTGCCGGCCCTGCCAGTGGTAGAGCAGGGCCGGGATTCTGCCTGCTTCAAGCACTAAGGCAGCTCCCCGAATCTCGCCGAAGGCTCGTCTCCGCACGAACGTTCTGAACACCACCATGTTCGTGATGGCGAAGTTCCTGCGAAGTTCGTAATCGTCCCGGACAGCCTGGCAGACGCGGTCAATCCAGCGAGTCCTGGCTGGATTGTTCCTCTTCGCTACCTCAAGCATATGGCCTCCCCAGACGGGTGGATGAACGGTTTTTGCTGGTAACACTATATTATACCACAAACACAAAAAATGTCAAGTTTAACCAAAAACGACCTTAAATACTGGGTAGGATTCACCTACCTGCAGAACATTGGTCCAGCGCGGTTTTCCAAACTGCGGAAAGCATTCCCCTCTCTGGAGCAGGCCTGGAACGCCCCCTTGTCAAAACTTGAAGAGGTCGGATTTACGGAAAACGCGCTCTCTGAATTCATCCGCGTGCGCAGGGAAATCAATCTTGATGCAGAGCTTGAGAAGCTCGCACGAGAAAACATTTCAGTGATAACGGTTGATGATGAGGAATACCCCAAACTGCTCAAGGAAATTTACTATCCCCCGTTTTTGCTCTACTGCCGCGGGGTACTCCCGGCTCCGGAAGAATTTTTGATTGCCGTGGTAGGCTCCCGGAAATATTCAATCTACGGCAAGCAAATGGCCCAGCGCCTGGTAAGCGGGCTCGCCCAAAACAAACTGACCATTGTGAGCGGCCTGGCTTTGGGGATTGACGGAATCGCGCACGAAACCGCGCTTGAATCAAACACTAAAACCATCGGCGTGCTCGGATGCGGCATTGAACGGTCCAACATCTATCCTGCCTCCAACCGCATGCTCGGGGAGCGCATTATTGAACGCGGCGGGTGCATCATCTCCGAATTCCCTCCGGGAACCCCGCCCTACAAAAGCAACTTTCCGCGCCGCAACCGCATCATCGCAGGGCTCTCTTTGGGCGTGCTGGTGGTTGAAGCGGCGGAGAAGTCAGGCGCCCTCATCACAGCCCAGCACGCAGTGGAACAGAATAGGGACGTGTTTGCGGTTCCGGGCAACGCAACCAGCGAAAGTTCGGTCGGAACCAATAATTTGATTAAGCAGGGAGCGCGGCCCGTAACCGATGCAAGTGAGATTCTGGAGAGCCTGAATCTCAAGCAAGCAACCAACTACCTGGAAGCCCAAAAAATCATTCCCGAAAATCCGGAGGAAGAAGCAGTGCTTGCGCACCTTGGGCACGAACCAATCCATGTTGATGAATTGGCGCGCTTGACGAATTTGCCCATTCGGGCTATAAATGCAACATTGGCCATAATGGAAATGAAGGGTAAAATCAAAAACCTCGGCGCCATGAAGTATGCATTAGCCCGATAACTATGCACGCATCATCAGAACAAAAATTCGCCATTCTCTTCGCCCTGTTTGTGGGCGCGCTCATATCCGCAAACCTCTTGGGCGTAAAGATCATCACCA
This sequence is a window from Parcubacteria group bacterium. Protein-coding genes within it:
- the dprA gene encoding DNA-protecting protein DprA; the encoded protein is MSSLTKNDLKYWVGFTYLQNIGPARFSKLRKAFPSLEQAWNAPLSKLEEVGFTENALSEFIRVRREINLDAELEKLARENISVITVDDEEYPKLLKEIYYPPFLLYCRGVLPAPEEFLIAVVGSRKYSIYGKQMAQRLVSGLAQNKLTIVSGLALGIDGIAHETALESNTKTIGVLGCGIERSNIYPASNRMLGERIIERGGCIISEFPPGTPPYKSNFPRRNRIIAGLSLGVLVVEAAEKSGALITAQHAVEQNRDVFAVPGNATSESSVGTNNLIKQGARPVTDASEILESLNLKQATNYLEAQKIIPENPEEEAVLAHLGHEPIHVDELARLTNLPIRAINATLAIMEMKGKIKNLGAMKYALAR